In Sorghum bicolor cultivar BTx623 chromosome 8, Sorghum_bicolor_NCBIv3, whole genome shotgun sequence, one genomic interval encodes:
- the LOC110429693 gene encoding uncharacterized protein LOC110429693 — MAGEDLDDAVAAAAKEAEDRRLAEERADAARRAEEARAEAARRAEEARLRTEALDKYEASHEAVWAQATAVVNVKAMIPIILDKATGTYTKWRGMFLTVLGKYALAPHVLDDEVFPDRPVWVQVDCVVLSWIFGTVSSDLQQSLMIRQRRAREAWCYLEDEFLGQKESRALLLETQFRNLRQDSMTVTDYCRKLETMAASLAEFGDPIGDRQMVLTLLRGLNGKFRHMVSVLKMHRPFPSFADARTHLLLEEVDIDARPPSPPPALITNTPPAPAAPRQGATAPTAPARSAHPGTQPGGHSGGQQGGQRNGNGRRRGKGGRGQGQGTQNTFQQQQAAPQHGSGGVQHPTFTHPWAGTLQMWPYGRPPPPPPAFTTATAQYGAPFGATTGGGPGIYGGAPSFYGAGAGYPYGYGGGVPATPAFQGTPYHSAPWNPIHGGAWNQDALAQNFNTMTLNPPAPSEWYADSGAGSHMSSDAGILSTTSPPTLSTPSSIIVGNGALLPVTAIGSRTFSFPHRNLVLNKVLVSPHIIKNLISIRRFTTDNNCSIEFDPFGLSVKDLQTRNVIARCNSSGDLYPFFPPATSATALLAAPTSLWHRRLGHSFVDSHLGREALSQLVSSSAISCNKDDDYHLCHACQLGRHRLPFSTSTSRATNNFDLIHCDLWTSPIVSVSGYKYYLIILDDRSHYIWTFPLRLKSDTFSTIANFFAHVRTQFGTTIKSVQCDNGREFDNSMSRTFFLSHGVALRMSCPYTSQQNGKAERSIRTMNNILRSLLFQASLPPVYWVEALHTATYLVNRLPTKTLASATPFYHLYARLLRCTLSTRLPARLLS; from the exons ATGGCAGGAGAGGACCTCGACGACGCTGTTGCAGCGGCAGCTAAGGAAGCCGAAGATCGCCGCCTCGCCGAAGAACGCGCCGACGCTGCTCGCCGTGCTGAGGAGGCACGCGCCGAGGCTGCGCGCCGTGCCGAGGAGGCTCGTCTCCGCACCGAAGCCCTCGACAAGTACGAGGCCAGCCATGAGGCCGTTTGGGCGCAAGCAACTGCTGTCGTCAACGTCAAAGCGATGATCCCCATCATCCTCGACAAGGCCACCGGCACGTACACCAAGTGGCGCGGCATGTTCCTCACCGTGCTTGGCAAATATGCCCTCGCCCCGCACGTCCTCGACGACGAGGTCTTCCCTGACCGCCCCGTATGGGTCCAGGTGGACTGCGTCGTGCTGTCCTGGATATTCGGCACCGTCTCCAGCGACCTCCAGCAGTCGCTCATGATCCGGCAACGCCGCGCGCGCGAGGCGTGGTGCTATCTTGAGGACGAGTTTCTCGGCCAGAAGGAGTCCCGAGCCCTCCTCTTAGAGACGCAATTTCGCAACCTCCGTCAAGACTCCATGACGGTCACCGACTACTGCCGCAAACTGGAGACCATGGCTGCGTCCCTCGCCGAGTTCGGCGATCCCATCGGTGACCGCCAGATGGTGCTTACTCTTCTTCGCGGGCTCAATGGCAAGTTCCGTCACATGGTGTCTGTTCTCAAGATGCATCGCCCGTTCCCGTCGTTTGCCGACGCCCGTACACATCTGCTGCTTGAGGAAGTCGACATTGATGCTCGGCCCCCGTCTCCGCCCCCGGCCCTCATCACCAACACGCCGCCGGCACCTGCTGCTCCACGCCAAGGGGCCACGGCGCCCACTGCTCCTGCTCGTTCAGCGCATCCTGGCACCCAGCCGGGCGGACATTCTGGAGGCCAGCAGGGCGGCCAGCGCAATGGCAATGGCCGTCGACGCGGCAAGGGCGGGCGCGGCCAGGGACAGGGCACCCAGAACACgttccagcagcagcaggcagctCCTCAGCACGGTTCTGGTGGTGTGCAGCACCCTACGTTCACCCACCCTTGGGCCGGCACCCTGCAGATGTGGCCGTACGGCCGCCCACCGCCCCCTCCGCCGGCGTTCACCACTGCCACGGCTCAATATGGTGCTCCCTTCGGTGCTACAACCGGCGGCGGCCCCGGGATCTACGGCGGCGCTCCCAGCTTCTACGGTGCTGGCGCTGGCTACCCCTACGGCTACGGGGGTGGCGTGCCCGCTACACCGGCATTCCAGGGTACACCGTATCACTCGGCACCCTGGAACCCCATCCACGGCGGCGCATGGAACCAGGACGCGTTGGCGCAGAACTTCAACACGATGACACTCAACCCTCCGGCCCCGTCGGAGTGGTACGCCGATTCTGGTGCTGGCTCTCACATGTCCTCGGACGCTGGTATACTCTCCACCACCTCCCCGCCCACTTTATCTACTCCTTCATCTATCATTGTGGGCAATGGTGCTTTACTTCCTGTCACAGCCATCGGATCCCGCACTTTTTCTTTTCCGCATCGTAATCTAGTTCTTAATAAAGTTTTGGTCTCTCCACATATCATTAAGAACTTGATTTCCATTCGTCGTTTCACCACCGACAATAATTGTTCCATTGAATTTGATCCGTTTGGTCTTTCTGTGAAGGATTTACAAACCAGGAACGTGATCGCCAGGTGCAATAGCTCTGGCGACCTCTACCCGTTCTTCCCACCAGCCACCAGCGCCACTGCACTCCTCGCTGCACCCACCTCCTTATGGCACCGCCGTCTTGgtcact ctttcgtcgacagtcacCTTGGGCGCGAAGCTTTGTCCCAGCTCGTTAGTTCCAGTGCTATTTCATGTAATAAGGATGATGATTATCACCTCTGTCATGCTTGTCAGCTCGGTCGCCACAGATTACCTTTCAGTACCTCCACCTCTCGAGCTACAAACAATTTTGATTTAATACACTGTGATCTTTGGACATCTCCTATTGTCAGTGTGTCTGGGTACAAATATTATTTGATTATTCTAGATGATCGGTCACACTATATTTGGACCTTTCCACTCCGCCTCAAGTCTGACACTTTTTCCACCATTGCCAATTTTTTTGCTCATGTGCGCACGCAGTTCGGcaccaccatcaagagcgtccAGTGCGATAATGGTCGTGAATTTGATAATTCCATGTCCCGCACGTTCTTTCTCTCACACGGTGTTGCACTTCGCATGTCGTGCCCCTACACGTCACAGCAAAATGGCAAGGCCGAACGCTCGATTCGCACCATGAATAATATCTTGCGTTCTTTGCTGTTTCAGGCGAGCCTTCCTCCGGTCTACTGGGTTGAGGCACTTCACACCGCCACATATCTAGTCAACCGGCTCCCCACCAAAACGCTCGCCTCTGCCACCCCATTTTATCATCTCTAC GCTCGCCTGCTCCGCTGCACGCTGAGCACCAGGCTCCCAGCTCGCCTGCTGAGCTGA
- the LOC8070110 gene encoding light-inducible protein CPRF2 isoform X1, which yields MTNSVATRHSALHNATAGINAAGPLSSGLDQDHHCSGCSQLPSAPLGEYEVRERERLSSKNGGWRRRRRRRGGGELRRQRRRRPRRVRRGAQEEARPVLRRRRQIHGDIDGAGLVTNSNVIIEDDDFQGKPTNSGTSKELSDDDGDLEENTDPTNAKKMRRMLSNRESARRSRKRKQAHLNDLESQVSRLTSENASLLKRLADMTQKYKDASLDNKNLTVDIETMRRKVNIAEEAVRRLTGTTLMLSTAFDKPMSSTPLSSCASDAASASVAIEDSAKHFLHAPLQSGQMKLDILNAAIPLTSEGIGTKPASLQRVASLENLQKRIIGDSMHSETASTFSEPEALADR from the exons ATGACCAACAGTGTCGCCACTCGCCACAGTGCGCTCCATAACGCGACCGCCGGTATAAACGCAGCCGGCCCCCTCAGCTCCGGCCTCGACCAAGACCACCATTGCTCAGGTTGCTCCCAGCTCCCATCCGCGCCCCTCGGGGAGTACGAGGTACGAGAAAGAGAGCGACTCTCCTCCAAGAATGGCGGGTGgcggcgccgacgacgacgacgtggtGGAGGTGAGCTGCGGCGGCAGAGGCGGCGGCGACCCCGGCGCGTACGCCGCGgtgctcaagaggaagctcgacCTGTActgcgccgccgtcgccaaATCCATG GTGACATAGATGGAGCAGGCCTTGTCACAAACTCTAATGTCATAATAGAAGATGATGATTTTCAAGGCAAGCCAACCAATAGTGGTACATCAAAGGAACTGTCAGACGATGATGGTGACCTTGAAGAGAACACTGACCCCACTAACGCCAAGAAGATGAGGAG AATGCTGTCAAATCGGGAATCAGCTAGGCGATCAAGAAAGAGGAAGCAAGCACACTTGAACGATCTTGAATCACAG GTTTCCAGGTTAACATCTGAGAATGCATCTTTGCTAAAGCGTCTGGCTGATATGACTCAGAAATACAAGGATGCTTCCCTTGACAATAAAAATCTAACAGTTGATATTGAGACTATGAGGAGAAAG GTGAACATAGCCGAGGAAGCTGTCAGGAGACTAACTGGAACAACCCTCATGTTATCAACCGCATTTGACAAGCCCATGAGCAGCACACCCTTGTCATCATGTGCATCTGATGCGGCTTCTGCCTCTGTCGCCATTGAAGATAGCGCGAAACATTTCCTCCATGCGCCACTTCAAAGCGGTCAGATGAAGCTTGACATCCTGAACGCGGCGATTCCTCTGACCAGTGAGGGGATAGGCACCAAGCCAGCTTCTCTGCAGCGTGTTGCTAGCTTGGAGAACCTGCAGAAGAGGATCATTGGAGATTCGATGCACTCTGAGACTGCATCAACATTCTCAGAGCCTGAAGCTCTTGCCGATAGGTAA
- the LOC8070110 gene encoding light-inducible protein CPRF2 isoform X2 yields the protein MAGGGADDDDVVEVSCGGRGGGDPGAYAAVLKRKLDLYCAAVAKSMEAKSQESSLGYPNSQASDTSQLISQASFDGDIDGAGLVTNSNVIIEDDDFQGKPTNSGTSKELSDDDGDLEENTDPTNAKKMRRMLSNRESARRSRKRKQAHLNDLESQVSRLTSENASLLKRLADMTQKYKDASLDNKNLTVDIETMRRKVNIAEEAVRRLTGTTLMLSTAFDKPMSSTPLSSCASDAASASVAIEDSAKHFLHAPLQSGQMKLDILNAAIPLTSEGIGTKPASLQRVASLENLQKRIIGDSMHSETASTFSEPEALADR from the exons ATGGCGGGTGgcggcgccgacgacgacgacgtggtGGAGGTGAGCTGCGGCGGCAGAGGCGGCGGCGACCCCGGCGCGTACGCCGCGgtgctcaagaggaagctcgacCTGTActgcgccgccgtcgccaaATCCATG GAAGCTAAATCACAAGAATCTTCGTTGGGCTACCCCAACTCACAAGCTTCAGATACTTCGCAATTGATTTCTCAAGCTTCCTTTGATG GTGACATAGATGGAGCAGGCCTTGTCACAAACTCTAATGTCATAATAGAAGATGATGATTTTCAAGGCAAGCCAACCAATAGTGGTACATCAAAGGAACTGTCAGACGATGATGGTGACCTTGAAGAGAACACTGACCCCACTAACGCCAAGAAGATGAGGAG AATGCTGTCAAATCGGGAATCAGCTAGGCGATCAAGAAAGAGGAAGCAAGCACACTTGAACGATCTTGAATCACAG GTTTCCAGGTTAACATCTGAGAATGCATCTTTGCTAAAGCGTCTGGCTGATATGACTCAGAAATACAAGGATGCTTCCCTTGACAATAAAAATCTAACAGTTGATATTGAGACTATGAGGAGAAAG GTGAACATAGCCGAGGAAGCTGTCAGGAGACTAACTGGAACAACCCTCATGTTATCAACCGCATTTGACAAGCCCATGAGCAGCACACCCTTGTCATCATGTGCATCTGATGCGGCTTCTGCCTCTGTCGCCATTGAAGATAGCGCGAAACATTTCCTCCATGCGCCACTTCAAAGCGGTCAGATGAAGCTTGACATCCTGAACGCGGCGATTCCTCTGACCAGTGAGGGGATAGGCACCAAGCCAGCTTCTCTGCAGCGTGTTGCTAGCTTGGAGAACCTGCAGAAGAGGATCATTGGAGATTCGATGCACTCTGAGACTGCATCAACATTCTCAGAGCCTGAAGCTCTTGCCGATAGGTAA